The sequence TCGCGGCCCGATTCACGTCCGAACGATCAACACGAACATGAAGTCATCGCTCCTCGCCGCACTGACCGTTGCCCTCGTCACCGCCACCGCCGCCGGCGCGGCGGATGCCAAGGTGGATTTCGCCAAGGACGTCCTGCCCATCCTGGACAAGCACTGCGTCAAGTGCCACGGCGCCGACAAACAAAAGGGCGGTCTGCGCCTCGACACCAAGGACGCCGCGATGAAAGGCGGCAAGGCGGGCAAGGCGATCATCGTCGGCGACGCCGCGAAGAGCGAGTTACACAAGCGGGTCATCCTTCCGAAGACCGACGACGACCGCATGCCCAACGAAGGCGAGCCGCTCTCCAAGTCGCAGGCGGACATTTTGAAGAACTGGATCAATCAAGGCGCGGGGTGGCCCGCCGGGGTCGCCATCAAGTCCGGCGCCACGCCCGCCGCGAAGGGACCGCCGCTGGCGGCGAACTTCAAGCCAACCACCGCCGAGACCAAGGCCATCGCCGCGCTCGCCGCCAAGGGCATCGAGGTCCGGCCGGTCGCCTTGAACGTCCCGTGGACGATGCTCAACCTGCGGCTGCTCGGCACCAACGTCACCGATGCCACGCTCGCCCAACTCAAGGACGTGAAGAGCCTCACCGACTTGAACCTCGCCACGACGAAGATCACCGACGCCGGCCTCGCGAGCCTCGCGAACCTCACCAACCTCACGCGGCTCCACCTCGAGCAAACGGCCGTGACCGACGCCGGGATGCGCCACCTCGCGCGCCTTCGCAACCTCACCTACCTGAATCTTTTCGGCACGCAAGTCAGCGACGCGGGACTCGGCGAACTCAAGGACATGAAGTTCCTGCGGAGCCTCTACGTGTGGCAGAGCAAAGTGACGACCAACGGCGTGAACTCGATCAAGCAGGTGCTGCCCACGGTCGAGGTCGCGACGGGTTGGAATCTCGCGGACCTCCCGAAGGCGCCCGAACCGCCCGCGAAGAAGGACGAGAAAAAGAAGTAGCGTGGAATCGGGCGCGGCTCGAAATCCGCGCGAACCCGCGCAGACCGCGGCCCTTCGCGGGTGCCCGTGAATTTCACCCGAGCACCTCGCGTCAGCCGTCCCGTGTTCCGGCAAGATTTGGGTGGCAATTCACTCCGCGCTGCCCTCGAATGTCCGCCGTTTCACGCAATGACGGAACGCAACACCCCCCCATCGCTTCATGAGCGCCACCCCTGATCCCACCGTTCAAATCGACAAGAAAGACCTGCTCGCCGTGGACCAGCTCCGCAAGGCCAGCGCCACCATCCGCGGCGAACTCTCCAAAGTCATCGTCGGCCAGGACGCCGTCGTCGAGGAGGTGCTCATCGCCATCTTCACGCGCAGCCACGCGCTGCTCGTCGGCGTGCCCGGCCTCGCCAAGACGCTGCTCGTCTCGACGCTTGCGCAGACGCTGCACCTCTCGTTCAAGCGCATCCAGTTCACGCCCGACCTGATGCCGAGCGACATCACCGGCACCGAGGTCATCTATCAGGACCCGGCCACGAACCAGCGCGAGTTCCGCTTCCTCAAGGGGCCCATCTTCGCGAACATCATCCTCGCCGACGAAATCAACCGCACGCCGCCCAAGACGCAGGCCGCGATGCTCGAATCCATGCAGGAACGCAAGGTCACCGTCGGCGGCGTGGACCATCCGCTGCCGAACCCGTTCTTCGTGCTCGCCACGCAGAATCCCATCGAGCAGGAAGGCACGTATCCGCTCCCCGAAGCGCAGCTCGACCGTTTCATGTTCATGGTCATGGTGGATTACCCGAGCACGCAGGAGGAACTCGCCATCATGAAAATGGCCACCGGCGTTGAGCCCGCCAAACCGCAGGCGGTGCTGACCGAGCAGGACATCCTCGACGTGCAGGCCACCGTGCGCCGCATGCCGGTGAGCGACCATGTGTTCGCCTACGCGGAGAAGATTGTCCGCGTCACGCGCCCGAAGGCGCCCGAGGCGCTCGACTTCTGCAAGAAGTGGCTCTCGTGGGGCGCGGGCCCGCGCGCGAGCCTCAACCTCATCATGGCCGCGAAGGCGCGCGCGATGTTGCGCGGGCAGTTCCACGTGAGCTGCCACGACGTCGCCAGCGTCGCGCTGCCCGTGCTGCGCCACCGCATCATCCCGAACTTCGCCGCGCAGAGCGAAGGCGTCACCCCCGACGACATCACGCGTAAAATCCTGGAGGCGATTCCGAAGGACGAGAAGCTGGCGTAACGCCCCGCCACCGAGAGACAGGAGCCTTCACCGGTGAGATTCCTCCCTGCGCCTTCTGTGCCTCTGTGGTGAACCCCAAACGCCACGATGGACAAGGCCCACATTGACGCGCTGCTCGACCCGGTCGCGATTTCGCGCGCGGAATCGCTCGGCCTGCACGCGCGCCTGCTCGTCGAGGGCTACATGGCGGGCGAGCACAAGTCGCCTTACCGCGGCTTCGCCATCGAGTTTGCGCAGCACCGCGAGTATTCGCACGGCGACGACCTGCGCCACCTCGACTGGAAGGTCCTCGGCCGCACCGACCGCTACTACATCAAGCAATACGAGCAGGAGACCAACTACGTCGCGCACATCCTCCTCGATGGTTCCGAGTCCATGAAATACGGCTCGGGCAGGCTGACCAAGCTCGGCTACGGCAAGATGATCGCCGCGTGCCTCAGCTACGTGATCTTGCACCAGCGCGACGCCGTGGCGCTCGACATCTTCGACACGGTCACGCGCGAGTATCTGCCGCGGAGCAACAGCCACTCGATGATCCACAAGACGATGGCCACGCTCGCGGGCTTCCAGCCGCAGCACCAGACGAACATCGCCGAGGTCCTGCACGACATGGCGCGCCAGATCCGCCGCAAGGGCATCGTCATCATCATCAGCGACCTCTTCGACGACGAGCAGAAGATCCTCGACGGCATCCAGCACCTCCGCTTCGGCGGCAACGAGGTGATCGTCTTCCACACGCTCGACCCGTTCGAGCTGGAGTTTCCCTTCACGGGCCTCGTCGAGTTCGAGGGGCTCGAAGCCATCCCGAAGCTGCTCACGCGCCCGCAGGAAATCCGCAAGAGCTACCTGCGCGAACTCGAGGGCTTCCGCACGCGCGTGCGCGAAGGGTGCGAGAAGAACCACTGCCATTACGTCCCGGTGAACACGGGCCACGCGCTGCACGAAGTGCTCGCCGGCTACCTGGCGTTTCGTTTGAAGACGACAACGCGCTGAGCATGAGCTTCCTCAACCCCCTCCTGCTCTGGGCCGGCGCCGCCGTCGCGGTTCCCATCATCATTCACCTGCTCAACCGGCGGAAATTCCAGAAGGTCGTCTGGGCCGCGATGCGCTTCGTGAAGGTGTCCATGGAAC comes from Verrucomicrobiota bacterium and encodes:
- a CDS encoding MoxR family ATPase, coding for MSATPDPTVQIDKKDLLAVDQLRKASATIRGELSKVIVGQDAVVEEVLIAIFTRSHALLVGVPGLAKTLLVSTLAQTLHLSFKRIQFTPDLMPSDITGTEVIYQDPATNQREFRFLKGPIFANIILADEINRTPPKTQAAMLESMQERKVTVGGVDHPLPNPFFVLATQNPIEQEGTYPLPEAQLDRFMFMVMVDYPSTQEELAIMKMATGVEPAKPQAVLTEQDILDVQATVRRMPVSDHVFAYAEKIVRVTRPKAPEALDFCKKWLSWGAGPRASLNLIMAAKARAMLRGQFHVSCHDVASVALPVLRHRIIPNFAAQSEGVTPDDITRKILEAIPKDEKLA
- a CDS encoding DUF58 domain-containing protein is translated as MDKAHIDALLDPVAISRAESLGLHARLLVEGYMAGEHKSPYRGFAIEFAQHREYSHGDDLRHLDWKVLGRTDRYYIKQYEQETNYVAHILLDGSESMKYGSGRLTKLGYGKMIAACLSYVILHQRDAVALDIFDTVTREYLPRSNSHSMIHKTMATLAGFQPQHQTNIAEVLHDMARQIRRKGIVIIISDLFDDEQKILDGIQHLRFGGNEVIVFHTLDPFELEFPFTGLVEFEGLEAIPKLLTRPQEIRKSYLRELEGFRTRVREGCEKNHCHYVPVNTGHALHEVLAGYLAFRLKTTTR